In one Musa acuminata AAA Group cultivar baxijiao chromosome BXJ2-5, Cavendish_Baxijiao_AAA, whole genome shotgun sequence genomic region, the following are encoded:
- the LOC135586379 gene encoding jasmonate-induced oxygenase 1-like: MDCLQEWPEPVVHVQALSDSALTTIPDLYIKPPSERPSSDKGVATPHIPVIDLGGLAEGAAECRATICAVADACRSWGFFQVVNHGVSPDLVRKVREVWRGFFRLPMAEKQAYANNPRTYEGYGSRVGVEKGAILDWGDYFYLHLLPESIKNQDKWPALPSSCRQTVQEYGDEMVKLCGTLMKVLSISLGLDVDQLQAAFGGDDVGACLRVNYYPRCPQPELTLGLSPHSDPGGLTALLADDSVKGLQVRRGDDWVTVQPVAGAFIVNIGDQIQILSNAKYKSVEHRVTVNAAQERLSLAFFYNPRSDWPIAPVGQLVTPQRPPLYQATTFDEYRMHVRKNGPTGKTQVESLKAI, encoded by the exons ATGGACTGCCTTCAGGAATGGCCAGAACCGGTTGTTCATGTCCAGGCCTTGTCGGACAGCGCTCTGACGACGATTCCAGACCTGTACATTAAGCCGCCGTCCGAGCGCCCGTCGTCGGACAAAGGCGTCGCCACGCCCCACATCCCGGTGATCGACCTGGGAGGGCTGGCGGAGGGCGCGGCTGAATGCCGCGCCACCATCTGCGCCGTGGCGGACGCGTGCCGCTCCTGGGGATTCTTCCAGGTGGTGAACCACGGGGTGAGCCCGGACCTGGTCAGGAAGGTCCGGGAGGTATGGCGTGGCTTCTTCCGCCTCCCCATGGCGGAGAAGCAAGCGTACGCCAACAACCCCAGGACTTACGAAGGCTACGGCAGCCGCGTCGGCGTCGAAAAAGGTGCCATCTTGGATTGGGGTGACTACTTCTACCTCCACCTCCTCCCCGAGTCCATTAAGAACCAAGACAAATGGCCTGCCCTGCCGTCTTCTTGCAG GCAGACGGTGCAGGAGTACGGAGACGAGATGGTGAAGCTGTGTGGGACGCTGATGAAGGTGCTATCCATAAGCCTGGGCTTGGACGTGGATCAACTGCAGGCCGCCTTCGGAGGCGACGACGTAGGCGCCTGCCTCCGTGTGAACTACTATCCGAGGTGCCCGCAGCCGGAGCTCACCCTCGGCCTCTCCCCGCACTCCGACCCGGGCGGCCTCACCGCCCTCCTGGCTGACGACTCCGTCAAGGGCCTCCAAGTTCGGAGAGGCGACGATTGGGTGACCGTCCAGCCCGTCGCCGGCGCTTTCATCGTCAACATCGGCGACCAGATTCAG ATTTTGAGTAACGCAAAGTATAAGAGCGTGGAACATCGAGTGACAGTGAATGCAGCGCAGGAGAGACTGTCGCTCGCCTTCTTCTACAATCCGCGGAGCGACTGGCCGATCGCGCCGGTCGGCCAGCTCGTGACGCCGCAGAGGCCGCCGCTCTACCAGGCGACGACCTTCGACGAGTACCGCATGCACGTCAGGAAGAATGGGCCGACGGGGAAGACGCAGGTGGAATCATTGAAGGCCATATGA